One Pseudorhodoplanes sinuspersici DNA segment encodes these proteins:
- the rpsO gene encoding 30S ribosomal protein S15 has protein sequence MSIEAGRKAEVIQAYATKAGDTGSPEVQVAILSERINNLTGHFKTHTKDNHSRRGLLKLVSQRRQLLDYVKRKDEARYKSLIERLNIRR, from the coding sequence ATGTCGATTGAAGCCGGCCGCAAGGCTGAAGTCATCCAAGCGTATGCAACCAAAGCCGGTGACACCGGTTCGCCCGAGGTCCAGGTCGCGATCCTGTCGGAACGCATCAACAACCTGACTGGTCATTTCAAGACCCATACGAAAGACAACCATTCACGGCGCGGGCTCCTGAAGCTCGTGTCGCAGCGCCGCCAACTGCTCGATTACGTCAAGCGGAAGGACGAGGCGCGCTACAAGAGCCTGATCGAGCGGCTGAATATCCGCCGCTGA
- the infB gene encoding translation initiation factor IF-2, producing the protein MSDTKTPGDKKVGGGKTLTLKPRTETGVVRQSFSHGRSKQVVVETVKRRTIGKPGDTKPEPVAEQQPVAPKRAAPPSKPAAPARSSGVVLRTLTDEERNARAHALADARVREAEERKIAEEEARRRQSREAIEKAEREAAEERKREEDERHRREEDAKRKAEQEAKKRFGEDAKPAATPAASTTAAPAAGPGAPRLGTAAPRPALEAEDEETPRTRRPGTPGAPRPAAVAPKPTRSGPPKQRGRLTLVTAMSADEVRERSVASFRRRTQRLKGHHADEAKEKIAREVVIPETITIQELANRMAERGVDVIRLLMKQGHMATINDVIDADTAQLIAEELGHTVKRVAESDVEEGLFDTADDPDTLTSRAPVVTIMGHVDHGKTSLLDAIRSANVVSGEAGGITQHIGAYQVESPSHGKITFIDTPGHAAFTAMRARGAKVTDIVILVVAADDGVMPQTIEAIQHAKAAKVPMIVAINKIDKPDAKPDRVRTELLQHEVQVESLGGEVLDVEVSATKKLNLDKLLETIGLQAELLDLKANANRPAEGTVIEAKLDRGRGPVATVLIQRGTLKIGDIIVAGAEWGRVRALVSDTGQTVQTAGPSVPVEVLGFNGTPDAGDRLAVVENEARAREVTSYRERQKRDKQAARQTGMRGSLEQMMAQAKTAGRKEFPLLIKADVQGSLEAIIGALDKLGNDEVGARVVLSGVGGITESDVTLAESVDAAIIGFNVRAHKEAREAAEQAGIEIRYYNIIYNLVDDVKAAMSGLLTPERRETMLGNARIQEVFNVSKVGKVAGCLVTDGTVERGADVRLIRDNVVVHEGKLSQLKRFKEDAKEVKAGQECGMAFENYQDMRVGDVIECYRVEQIQRSL; encoded by the coding sequence ATGAGCGATACGAAGACACCTGGCGACAAAAAGGTTGGCGGCGGCAAGACGCTGACGCTGAAACCGCGCACCGAAACGGGCGTGGTGCGCCAGAGCTTCAGCCATGGCCGCAGCAAGCAAGTCGTGGTCGAGACGGTGAAGCGCCGCACCATCGGCAAGCCCGGCGACACCAAGCCGGAGCCTGTGGCCGAGCAGCAGCCGGTCGCGCCCAAGCGCGCCGCGCCGCCCAGCAAGCCGGCCGCGCCAGCCCGCTCGTCGGGCGTGGTGCTGCGCACCCTGACTGACGAAGAGCGCAATGCCCGTGCGCATGCGCTGGCGGACGCGCGCGTGCGCGAAGCCGAAGAACGCAAGATCGCCGAGGAAGAAGCGCGCCGACGTCAAAGCCGCGAGGCGATCGAAAAGGCCGAGCGCGAAGCCGCGGAAGAGCGCAAGCGCGAGGAAGATGAGCGTCATCGGCGCGAGGAAGACGCCAAGCGCAAAGCGGAGCAGGAAGCCAAGAAGCGGTTTGGCGAAGACGCCAAGCCCGCTGCCACTCCCGCGGCCAGCACAACCGCTGCTCCCGCCGCAGGCCCGGGCGCACCGCGACTGGGCACTGCAGCGCCGCGTCCCGCGCTGGAAGCCGAAGACGAAGAAACGCCGCGGACACGCCGCCCCGGTACGCCGGGCGCGCCCCGTCCGGCTGCCGTTGCTCCCAAACCGACCCGCTCCGGCCCGCCGAAGCAACGCGGACGCCTGACGCTCGTCACGGCCATGAGCGCCGACGAAGTGCGCGAACGCTCGGTTGCGTCGTTCCGTCGCCGCACACAGCGCCTGAAAGGCCATCACGCCGACGAAGCGAAAGAAAAGATCGCGCGAGAAGTGGTCATCCCGGAAACCATCACGATCCAGGAACTCGCCAACCGTATGGCCGAGCGTGGCGTCGATGTGATCCGCCTGCTGATGAAGCAGGGCCACATGGCAACCATCAACGACGTGATCGATGCCGATACCGCACAGCTCATCGCCGAAGAACTCGGCCATACCGTCAAGCGCGTCGCCGAATCTGACGTGGAAGAGGGTCTGTTCGATACCGCCGACGACCCTGACACGCTGACATCGCGCGCGCCGGTGGTCACCATCATGGGCCATGTCGACCACGGCAAGACCTCGCTGCTCGATGCGATCCGCTCCGCCAACGTCGTGTCCGGTGAAGCCGGCGGCATCACCCAGCATATCGGTGCCTATCAGGTGGAATCGCCCTCGCATGGCAAGATCACCTTCATCGATACGCCGGGCCACGCCGCTTTTACCGCGATGCGCGCCCGCGGCGCCAAGGTGACCGATATCGTCATCCTGGTGGTTGCGGCCGACGATGGCGTGATGCCGCAGACGATCGAAGCGATCCAGCACGCCAAGGCAGCTAAGGTGCCGATGATCGTTGCGATCAACAAGATCGACAAGCCGGACGCCAAGCCCGACCGCGTGCGCACCGAATTGCTGCAGCATGAGGTTCAGGTGGAATCGCTGGGCGGCGAGGTACTCGATGTCGAGGTCTCCGCCACTAAGAAGCTGAATCTCGACAAGCTGCTCGAGACCATCGGCCTGCAGGCCGAACTTCTCGATCTCAAGGCCAATGCCAATCGCCCGGCCGAAGGCACCGTGATCGAAGCCAAGCTCGATCGCGGCCGCGGTCCGGTTGCCACGGTGCTGATCCAGCGCGGTACGCTGAAGATCGGTGACATCATCGTTGCCGGCGCTGAATGGGGCCGTGTCCGCGCGCTTGTCAGCGATACCGGTCAGACGGTGCAGACTGCCGGTCCTTCGGTTCCGGTCGAAGTGCTCGGCTTCAACGGCACGCCGGATGCCGGCGACCGTCTCGCGGTCGTCGAGAACGAAGCGCGTGCGCGTGAAGTCACGTCCTATCGTGAGCGTCAGAAGCGCGACAAGCAGGCCGCCCGCCAGACTGGTATGCGCGGCTCGCTCGAGCAGATGATGGCTCAGGCGAAAACGGCGGGCCGCAAGGAATTCCCGCTGCTGATCAAGGCTGACGTGCAAGGCTCGCTCGAAGCGATCATCGGTGCTCTCGACAAGCTCGGCAACGACGAAGTCGGTGCGCGCGTGGTCCTGTCGGGTGTCGGCGGCATCACCGAATCCGATGTGACGCTGGCAGAATCGGTCGATGCCGCTATCATCGGCTTCAACGTGCGCGCCCACAAGGAAGCGCGCGAAGCCGCCGAACAGGCCGGCATCGAGATCCGCTATTACAACATCATCTACAATCTCGTGGATGACGTTAAGGCGGCGATGTCCGGCCTGCTCACGCCGGAACGGCGCGAGACGATGCTCGGCAATGCACGCATCCAGGAAGTGTTCAACGTGTCCAAGGTCGGCAAGGTCGCCGGCTGTCTGGTCACTGACGGCACGGTGGAACGCGGCGCCGATGTCCGCCTGATCCGCGACAATGTCGTGGTCCACGAAGGCAAGCTCTCACAGCTCAAGCGCTTCAAGGAAGACGCCAAGGAAGTGAAGGCCGGCCAGGAATGCGGTATGGCATTCGAGAACTACCAGGACATGCGTGTCGGCGACGTGATCGAATGTTATCGGGTGGAGCAGATTCAACGCAGTCTGTGA
- the rbfA gene encoding 30S ribosome-binding factor RbfA: MRNKKQKSDSPASASQRQLRVGELIRHAMAEMLTRGDVHDPVLESHMITIPEVRMTADLKLATIYVMPLGGRDVKDVIAALNDNKKFLRGEIAHRVNLKFAPDIRFRADERFDEAERIEKLLRTPAVQRDIERDTDES, encoded by the coding sequence ATGCGAAACAAGAAGCAGAAGAGCGACAGTCCAGCCAGCGCCTCGCAGCGCCAGCTCCGAGTCGGCGAATTGATCCGCCACGCCATGGCGGAGATGCTGACGCGCGGCGACGTGCACGATCCCGTGCTCGAATCGCACATGATCACCATTCCCGAAGTGCGCATGACCGCCGACCTGAAGCTCGCGACGATCTACGTCATGCCGCTCGGCGGTCGCGACGTGAAGGACGTGATCGCGGCGCTAAACGACAACAAGAAATTCCTGCGCGGCGAGATCGCGCATCGCGTTAACCTGAAATTTGCTCCTGACATCCGCTTCCGCGCCGACGAGCGATTCGACGAAGCGGAACGGATCGAGAAACTTCTGCGAACACCTGCGGTACAGCGCGACATCGAGCGCGACACGGACGAATCATGA
- the truB gene encoding tRNA pseudouridine(55) synthase TruB gives MTFDNQESETESRKPPRPGQKKRDKRDVHGWVVLDKPVGMTSTHAVAVIRRLFTAKRAGHAGTLDPLASGCLPIALGEATKTVPFIMDSTKTYRFTVRWGEERDTDDTEGRVVETSDARPTIEEIEAILPKFRGVIQQVPPRFSAIKIDGERAYDLARDGEEVELESREVRIDRLALADCPDADHAVFETDCGKGTYVRALARDFGRLLGCRGHVSALRRTCVGPFGEPEMISLEELTALCDRAAAGEGSLADALWPVETALDDIPALAVNRSDAARLQRGQAVILRGRDAPILTGLVYVTVAGELIALAETGQGEIVPKRVFNLAGLTGSAGKQKGH, from the coding sequence ATGACATTCGACAATCAGGAATCAGAGACCGAGTCGCGCAAGCCACCGCGGCCCGGCCAAAAAAAACGCGACAAGCGTGACGTGCACGGATGGGTCGTGCTCGACAAACCTGTCGGCATGACGTCGACACATGCGGTTGCGGTGATCCGCCGCCTGTTCACAGCCAAGCGCGCCGGCCATGCCGGCACGCTCGATCCGCTGGCGTCGGGCTGTCTGCCGATCGCCCTTGGTGAGGCAACCAAGACCGTGCCCTTCATCATGGACTCGACCAAGACCTATCGCTTCACCGTGCGCTGGGGCGAGGAGCGGGACACCGACGACACCGAAGGCCGCGTGGTCGAGACCAGCGACGCCCGGCCGACGATCGAAGAGATCGAGGCCATTCTGCCAAAATTCCGCGGGGTCATTCAGCAGGTCCCGCCCCGCTTCTCGGCGATCAAGATCGACGGCGAGCGGGCATACGATCTCGCCCGGGACGGCGAGGAGGTGGAACTGGAGAGCCGGGAGGTCCGGATCGACCGACTGGCCCTCGCTGACTGCCCTGATGCCGATCATGCCGTTTTCGAGACCGATTGCGGCAAGGGAACCTATGTCCGTGCCCTGGCACGGGATTTCGGCCGCCTTTTGGGCTGCCGGGGGCATGTTTCGGCCCTCAGGCGAACCTGCGTCGGCCCCTTCGGGGAGCCGGAAATGATTTCTCTGGAAGAACTTACAGCTTTGTGCGATAGAGCCGCCGCCGGCGAGGGCAGCCTCGCCGACGCGTTATGGCCTGTTGAGACCGCGCTGGACGACATCCCGGCACTGGCCGTCAACAGGTCCGATGCGGCAAGGCTCCAGAGAGGCCAAGCCGTAATCCTGCGCGGACGGGATGCTCCCATTCTTACCGGGCTGGTCTACGTGACGGTTGCGGGCGAACTGATCGCCCTCGCCGAGACCGGACAAGGCGAGATCGTCCCCAAGCGTGTGTTCAACCTCGCCGGACTGACTGGCAGTGCCGGCAAACAAAAAGGTCATTGA